Proteins from a genomic interval of Trifolium pratense cultivar HEN17-A07 linkage group LG6, ARS_RC_1.1, whole genome shotgun sequence:
- the LOC123889348 gene encoding FCS-Like Zinc finger 8-like, with product MFLMMLRNRSRAVTKPNLMADHSSQQSSNNQNCAKKTLPSLFGSPKFIKDFTTFNNSTLLEVLKSPTSILDTRMLFPYGNSFLYDNKMKNVPNKTFSSRANIGLALIGNLKDDSIDENNYVEQNKGNVLFGTQLRVKIPSLPSPIFSPFESQTKTKDSPNSSDYTKDQSLSLSEMELCEEYTCVISHGPNPRTTHIFNNCIVEESYCSLPQNNSNSSYGNFLGICHTCKKHLEHTKDIFIYGGEKAFCSRECRHREMLLDGVESLEEIESTN from the exons atGTTCCTTATGATGCTAAGGAACAGATCAAGAGCAGTGACCAAGCCAAATTTAATGGCTGATCATAGTTCTCAACAAtcttcaaataatcaaaattgtGCTAAAAAAACTCTCCCTTCTTTATTTGGTTCACCAAAATTTATTAAAGATTTCACCACCTTCAACAATAGTACTCTCTTAGAAGTTTTGAAAAGTCCAACTTCAATTCTTGACACTAGAATGTTATTCCCTTATGGAAATTCATTTTTGTATGataacaaaatgaaaaatgttCCAAACAAAACCTTCTCATCAAGAGCCAATATTGGTCTTGCTCTTATAGGTAACCTTAAAGATGATTCAATTGATGAGAATAATTATGTTGAACAAAACAAAGGAAATGTTTTGTTTGGAACACAACTTAGAGTTAAAATTCCATCTTTACCCTCTCCTATATTTTCTCCATTTGAGTCTCAAACTAAAACCAAAGACTCACCAAATTCAAGTGATTATACAAAAGATCAATCTCTATCTTTGAGTGAGATGGAACTTTGTGAGGAATATACATGTGTGATATCTCATGGTCCTAATCCAAGAACTACTCATATATTCAATAATTGCATTGTGGAGGAAAGTTATTGTTCTTTGCCACAAAACAACTCTAACTCTTCTTATGGGAATTTTCTTGGAATATGTCACACTTGCAAGAAACATCTTGAGCATACAAAGGACATTTTTATTTATGG AGGAGAGAAAGCCTTTTGCAGTAGAGAATGCAGGCACAGAGAAATGTTGTTAGATGGTGTAGAAAGTTTAGAAGAAATTGAAAGTACTAATTAA
- the LOC123888830 gene encoding uncharacterized protein LOC123888830, which produces METLVVVAQHRNQYYSSRSKAQDHGRFGSSSPSSQFRGINCRTFQTGSGILPTPFNSTTTTTATPDNDTKSKTTLTTPISKSDTKSCFTKVEPSSAPVPIKGCKKEITFVDPNGSFLLSELWAGPTYSNSPPPSSLPIPKFSVRPKRTVSLDLPSLSSLESELRKIANSAPCSPRQEDSPFARDFLVNDDSATRTLCRILNLNLDDDE; this is translated from the coding sequence ATGGAGACACTTGTTGTTGTAGCTCAACATAGGAACCAATACTATAGTAGTAGATCTAAAGCACAAGATCATGGTAGATTTGGTTCTTCTTCACCTTCTAGTCAATTTAGAGGAATCAATTGTAGAACTTTTCAAACTGGGTCGGGTATTTTACCAACACCATTCAattctactactactactactgctACACCTGATAATGATACTAAATCAAAAACAACCTTAACTACTCCAATTTCAAAATCTGATACCAAAAGTTGTTTTACCAAAGTTGAACCAAGTAGTGCACCAGTTCCTATCAAAGGTTGTAAAAAGGAGATTACTTTTGTTGACCCTAATGGTAGTTTTTTACTTTCTGAACTTTGGGCTGGACCAACTTACTCTAATTCACCACCGCCGAGTTCTTTGCCTATTCCGAAATTTTCAGTTAGGCCAAAGAGGACTGTGTCTCTTGATCTTCCTAGTTTGTCTTCACTTGAGTCTGAATTGCGCAAAATTGCTAACTCTGCGCCTTGTTCCCCTCGTCAGGAGGATTCCCCTTTTGCTAGAGATTTTCTTGTTAATGATGATTCTGCGACTAGGACTCTTTGTCGCATTCTGAACCTTAACTTGGATGACGATGAATGA